The DNA window tCGCATACCCATATACTCGTCACCTCACAGCCCACACAGCCCACACAGTGGCTGCCCTTCCAGTTTCTGGCCCGGATTGCGGCGCATGCGTCTTGGTGGTGGGCTGGTCGTCGTATCCTCTGAACTTTCCCAGAGCTCACTGTGTCGTCTACCCTTAACGGGTGCAGTTCGTTCTGGTCTCGAGTCGTGCGCGAATTTATTTTCCTAAGGCCTTCCGCTGACTGGCCATCGATTTTGTGCAGAAAACCCAGAGTTTTCACCAGCGAAAAGTTGCCCAACCGTTTAAACAAAGCGCAGCCAAGTAAAGCAACAAaccagttttaaaataaaacaatttaatgcagtggcaaatttaaaactttatcAATTATATGTCCCTCAAAAAAAAGGAGTGAAAATTTTTCGCTGTTATACAGAAAGGCAGACccctacatatatatgtaaccATATACGAAAGCCTACATATAGATGTAGTTAGTATATGTTCAAGAATCCTTTAGCCAAGTCAAGAAGAAACTACGCGAATGTGCGCTTTTGGTTACCTCTTGTTTTTCGCCCTATTGTTAACAACAATTCTGGTGCTGTCCATTATTTTTGCCACCACCTCCAAGCGATCCATGTTGGATAGCTTTGTACTAGTATTCAATTACACACAAGAACACCAGGCAGACCAagaaatgcagcagcaacaacaacagccaacGGAATAtcagcagcaaccacaaatGTTCCTAAAgcagaaaatattttgagtTCCATGGGTTAATGAGTAATAATGCCCcgaagaaaataaaacgaaagaGAAAAACAATTGGTAAATGcttcaaaatatatttgcaaaaTTTCATCAATTCGCTCGACCAAACATTTCAAAATTCTCGCTAAAAACATAGCCCATAATTTCGTTTTACATAATTTTGATTCGCTACTTCCCCATCATCTAGTATACAGTGGCCTCCGGAATAGTGTGCATAGTGTGTAGAGTGTAGAGATTTCCTGGCTCGGTGTCCATGGCAAAGGCaacttgaaaatttattaataaaggTCAAGAAGAACGCAAGCGAAGGATATGAAACACGACTGAGACGGGGCGCGCATATGAGTGCGGTGAGAGGTCCTGCCTGCAGGACGGCATTAAGTGCCCGCCGTGTTGCCCCGCAGGAAGCCATAAAAAATATGACGCAGAAGGCGATAAAAGCGAGGTATCGCAAAGGACCTCGAGTGTTTGCAAATGAGGGTTGACTGTGTGACGAATAAGTTTTCAAGTGCCTGGCCAGGTGAAACGAGCTCAGGACGTTGAGAAGAGGACGTTCTCGAAAAGGATATAGCctgattttaatttcatcaAGACGTTCTTTTATCGTTTCGTGCGCCTTCAACCAGCGTCAGTCTGCATATCatgaaaactaaattaaatacattacaCAAATATTTAGCATATCCTATCTCACTTTCGCTCCCACACTCTCTACAATTCTCTCGCTTTTCTTTGTCTTCTCTCCACATTTCTCCTGTATCGCGCTTCTGCGCAAATCTTCCTTTGGAGACTTTTCACTGCAGGCTGTTGCACATTTGCTTTGACAGCTTCttcgaaaaattgaaaaagaaaaaaaaaaacataaacaaaagtattttggTCAGGTaaacaaagagagagaaaggacgagagagagagagagcgagagagtaATTCTCACAGCTGCGCATTGGAATGGTTTCTAAACTTGGTTTCACAATATTCCAGGACGCTAGTGTACGCGAGTGAAAGAATTTCTCAGTTCTCAAGTGAAATTACCACtaaagataaaataaaataaaaaaacgagtgacaaccgaaaaaaatatatattattttatcaaaACTTGACTAAAATTCAAATCACAGTGCAATTGAAAAAGTGCTAAGTAGATACCTTACAACTTGTGCTATAATGAACTTTAAGGATATAGCCGCCCTATAAGCCAGCAATCGTTTGGCCCTAACTAAAGGTAATTTCATCTCTTTAAATcgtagttatttattttaacaaagttaCGCATTATATTGAGAATACGTGTAATACATCGCCTTTAAGGACATCTTACTTTTCGGGGAGTGTGAGTACTTTTCTTTATTCTGCCTTTTGTATTTGCTCGATGACTCATTCGACTATTGGCCGACACTCGTCTGCGCTTTTATTGGAAGCATTGTGGATTGTGGAATGTTTTCCCTCTACTTcaagtgtgtgagtgagtgtgcgtgtgtgtgagtcaaGAGGGTTGCGGGTCATACAAATCTATTTGCACCGAAATCCATTTCGATATTTCAAAAAACTACTGAAAAACAAACCTTAATCTAAACAAAATTGTTTAGAATTTTGAACTTTCTTTAACTAGTTTGATTTAAATACGTGGTTCTGATACAAAGACAGGAGAAGAAAAGAAACTCACCtttaattattcaaaagtTATACTAATTTCTTTAAcgtttctttgtttgtttcatAAGAATTCTTTGTAATAAAATAGTTGCCAATGCAGTCGGCTTAGGGTTCGACTTATAACACATATAGGGAAGCAAGAAAATAGATTCTTAGCCCCACCCCTGGCTTCAATTCAAATTTCCCTGGCGAGTTGCCGGGGCATGACTCATAGCTTCGAGCTGCCGCAGAAACAAATCGTGGACGAGTACATAACCATAAAGTTGGGGCAATTATAAAATGTCAGTGCTGCCAGTGGCAGTGTGGCAGTCTCAGGCCAATTTACGGCCCACTCGAATGACTCGAATGTCTATAAAGTATAAAATGTATTCCCCATTCCTCTATTTCCACTCCAGTTAACCGGAAACCAGGACACCCACAGAGAGGAAGGACAAGATGTCGTCGGTTAAGGTGGCGGTGCGAGTGCGCCCCTTCAACTCGCGCGAAATAGCCAGGGAGTCAAAATGCATCATCGAGATGGCAGGAGCCACAACGGGTTAGAATCAACACTCTCTACACTCCagatttttcttaattatatTATTCGATATTATGTCCTGACAGCCATCACCAATCCAAAGGTGCCGCCCAACACAAGCGATTCGGTGAAGCGCTTCAACTTTGACTACTCCTACTGGTCACATGATGTAAGtctcattaaaatttcataataAATTATTCCCTAATTCATATTGGTATCATAGCATCACGATGCCGATTTCTCCACACAATCGATGGTGTACAAGGACATTGGCGAGGAGATGTTACAGCACTCCTTCGACGGCTACAATGTCTGCATCTTTGCCTATGGCCAGACTGGAGCTGGAAAGTCGTACACCATGATGGGCaggcaggaggagcagcaagAGGGCATAATACCCATGATATGCAAGGATCTGTTCACTCGCATTCAGGATACCGAGACCGATGACCTCAAGTACTCGGTGCGTCTTTATAACCATCTAACATTTACTGGCGTCTAACCTAACAACTTCTTTAGGTTGAGGTGTCCTATATGGAAATCTATTGCGAGCGGGTCAGGGATCTGCTGAACCCGAAAAATAAGGGCAATCTGCGTGTGAGGGAGCATCCGCTTTTGGGTCCTTATGTGGAGGATCTGTCCAAACTGGCCGTTACCGATTACCAGGACATTCACGATCTCATTGATGAAGGCAACAAAGCTCGGTGggtatttttataattatgtCCTGCATCTTATCATATAACTTATTTAATTGAGTAATTTTCAGAACTGTGGCAGCCACGAACATGAACGAAACCAGTTCCCGCTCTCACGCAGTCTTTACAATCTTCTTTACCCAACGTCGTCATGACCTAATGACCAATTTGACCACAGAGAAGGTATCCAAGATCAGCTTGGTGGACTTGGCTGGTTCGGAACGAGCGGATTCCACTGGGGCCAAGGGCACCCGCTTGAAGGAGGGAGCCAACATTAACAAGTCCTTGACCACGTTGGGCAAAGTTATCTCAGCTCTAGCGGAAGTGGTAAGTTTTCAATGTCTTTACTCAAAGTTTTAACTAACTTTAtgctaataaaataaatgccttTTCTTGCTGCCTGGGTACTTGATAGTCTGTAAGTTTACCTCAATGTTTATATACCCTCTATTGTTGctaacatatttattatttttggaagGCTTCCAAGAAAAAGAACACCAAAAAGGCCGACTTTATTCCGTACCGTGATTCGGCCTTGACCTGGCTGTTACGTGAAAACTTGGGAGGAAACTCGAAGACAGCTATGATTGCAGCTATTTCACCAGCAGATATTAACTATGACGAAACGCTCAGCACACTGCGGTAAGTTGtattctttaattaattaaagtaaattaatgttttatatcAATATTTCACAGCTATGCGGATCGTGCCAAGCAAATTGTTTGCAAGGCTGTGGTCAATGAAGACGCCAATGCCAAGCTGATTCGCGAACTCAAGGAGGAGATCCAGAAGCTGCGGGACTTACTCAAAGCCGAGGGCATTGAAGTGCAGGAAGGTGAGTTGGAAATAGTCTTACCTAGTCTAGTTCTGGTTAAACTATATTCAACTAAGCTAGAGTACATTAAACCCAGCCACACATTCATAAACTACTCGCTACACttgaaaaacaaaccaaaaaccccTGCCTAAGGTAGTTCTAGTCCTAGTCTAGTTATACTAGAAAAAAGCAAAACCGATCCCAAAACCAAACCTATTTCGTTTAGGACCCGATGGCAAAGTGGTGTGTGAGAAGCGCGATGCGAATAGTAAGTAAAGTCATATGAAACTCAGCGCTATAAAAAACCAATGGCTTCACATGCAACAAATGTTATTcaataattatgcaaaaatgtaCCGTGCGTTTCAGAGCTTAATGCGAGCTgatatttgttaaatatatatgtctTCTTTGctatttcataaaaatcaTCATGATTTTAAATATCATGAATTTTTCtcgcattaaatttaaagttctAAAACGCACCGATATTGTAATCTAACCACTGCCAATAAAACAAcatttctctctgtgtgtgcCTTTGTATTGTGCTGTATCGTCAAAGCTTCTAAACAATACGCTTAAGGACGAATCGAATCTTATATAACCCATACAATATTCACAGTCGAGTCCTCTTTATGTTGCCATATAAAACACCAAAGAGACTAAAAGACGTATCTAAATAGTTAATTTCAGTTGCCCAAGTCCAAAATAAGACTGGCACCAACTCCTCGCAGTCCGCACTGCTTTAAGGCTAGAACGTGGACGTGCCCGAGTTATGCAGTAGTCCTCAAGTACCCATATCCCATTGGCATCTGCTTCGTTTCGTATAAACATATTGTGAACATTTATATCCAATATATCTTTATCCAATAtatcataaatttaaaatctagCACGCTTATCACTGCGCTTGTAACCGCTAAATGGTCCGATGTTCTTTGTTCTGATGACTTTTTTGCATTTACAGAGGATGAGCTCACCAAGTCCACGGTGATCAAGTCGCCCACAAAGTCACGTAATCGCAATGGATCCACAACGGAAATGGCTGTGGATCAGCTGCAGGCCAGCGAGAAACTCATTGCAGGTAAGTGGGGATAATCTATGAAGCTTTTAACAAACGTGATCTATAATCTTTAATCCATCGCAGAACTCAACGAGACCTGGGAGGAGAAACTTAAGCGCACCGAGGAGATCCGCGTGCAGCGAGAGGCGGTCTTCGCCGAAATGGGCGTGGCTGTCAAGGAAGACGGCATAACAGTGGGCGTATTCTCGCCCAAGAAGACTCCGCATTTGGTCAACCTAAACGAGGATCCCAATCTCTCAGAGTGTCTGCTTTACTACATCAAGGAGGGTCTAACTCGGCTGGGTACCCATGAAGCAAATGTTCCACAGGACATTCAGCTCTCCGGGTCGCACATCCTCAAGGAGCACTGCACCTTTGAGAACAAGAACAGCACGGTGACCCTGCTGCCGCACAAGGATGCTATCATCTATGTCAATGGACGCAAGTTGGTTGAGCCGGAGGTTCTTAAAACCGGCTCTCGTGTGATCTTGGGAAAAAACCACGTGTTCCGCTTCACCAATCCAGAGCAGGCACGCGAATTGCGGGATAAGATCGAGACCGAAAATGAGGCTGAGAACGAAGTGGAGAAGACAGACACCCAGCAGGTGGACTGGAACTTTGCCCAGTGCGAATTGCTGGAAAAGCAAGGCATTGATCTCAAAGCCGAAATGAAGAAGCGTTTGGACAACTTGGAGGAACAGTATAAGCGGGAGAAACTTCAGGCCGATCAGCAGTTCGAGGAGCAGCGCAAAACGTACGAGGCTCGCATCGATGCTCTGCAAAAACAGGTGGAGGAGCAATCCATGACCATGTCCATGTACAGCAGCTACTCGCCGGAGGACTTCCACCAGGAGGAGGACGTCTACAGTATGTGGTTGACCACAAATTTGAAACAACAGTGTagtaattatttgttaatcCCTAGCCAACCCAATGTACGAGTCCTGCTGGACAGCGCGAGAGGCTGGCTTGGCTGCCTGGGCCTTCCGCAAGTGGCGCTACCACCAATTCACCTCTTTGCGAGACGATCTCTGGGGCAATGCTATATTCCTCAAGGAAGCTAATGCCATTTCCGTTGAGCTAAAGAAAAAGGTACTGCGTTTACCCctaatttacataaataacttaataaatttgaaatattcaaattatttcaGGTACAATTCCAATTTACTCTCTTGACCGACACCTTGTACTCCCCGTTGCCGCCTGAGCTGGCCTCCAGTGTGGCTCCTTTGCACCAGGAGGACGAGTTCGGAGCTCCACCTGTCTCTAAAACCTTGGTGGCCGTCGAAGTCACCGATACCAAGAATGGAGCAACTCACCACTGGTCTTTGGAGAAGTTACGGTAAGTTCTTTCATACACGGAACTCCATGCGAATTCCTGCTACTCTCTCACATTCATTCTTCTATGCACTTTGgttgaaattaaaaaagctgGCTTTCGATTTGAGTTgaatattatttgaataataCGTGCATGGTGGTTGTAGCTCATGGATTCTAGTTTTTTCAAACGCTCTAGAATGTGTTGGTTCATTTTTGTAACTTTGGCtgcaaacaaagcaaaaatcaCACCGCCACCATTTACGCCTCAAGTCTCATAGCCATCATTCGTTCAAAGCTCCGGCAGCTTGTTAGGTCTGTTTGAACCAATGTTGATTTGTACTTTTTCGGTTCTTTTACTACGAATCCCGAAACCCACTCCGACAAATCCTGAACCCCCGAATCCCATCCAAAATCATTTTCGTACACAAACAAGCTATCGCCTCGAGCTGATGCGACAGATATACAATGTCGAGAGTCCACCATCGTCCATGCTGTTCGATACGTCCGGCATGGAGGCATTGAGCGGATGGATCGCACCACCCAGCCAACATCCTGGacagcagccgcagctgcTCCCAGTGGAGACACCAGTCGAAAGCGAACGGGGCCGTCTCACATTGGCCAATCTGATACCTTCTAGGTTTGCTTTGACCGCAGGTTTCATTTGTATATAGACGTGTAGAAAGTATCCCTAGTTGTAGTTGCATGGCTTTCCATATTATCTTCTGATCTCTGATCTCGTATGGGCTTAAGCTTGCTGTTGCGCTGTCTCCCGCACTTCTCTATCTAtgcaatatattaataatcaaataaaagcaaataaaattttaacttCTCGATTCTAATTTCTTGAATATGTTTTTCAGGCAACGTTTGGAACTGATGCGCGAGATGTACCACAACGAGGCCGAAATGAGTCCCACTTCGCCGGATTATAATGTGGAGAGCCTCACTGGTGGAGATCCCTTCTACGATCGCTTCCCCTGGTTCCGCATGGTGGGTCGCTCCTTTATCTATTTGAGCAACCTGCTCTACCCAGTGCCATTGGTCCACAAGGTGGCCATTGTCAATGAACGCGGCGATGTGCGTGGCTACCTAAGGATTGCTGTGCAACCCGTTCTGGACGAGGAGTCCATTGATTTCAATAATGGTGTTAAGCAGTCAGCTCGCTTGGTTTTCAATGAGGACGATGCCAAGCCCAAGTACCGAGCTCTCAATGAAAAGGATGATGTTCAGCGCTATATTGACAACGGTGGCTTGGACAGCAAGTTGGAGGGTGAGTTCCTAGGACTATTCTTATAACACTAGTACTATCACTACATATTCATTATTTGTAACAGAACTGGAGGATGTGGATTCTGGTCGTGGCATTGACTCAAACTCCGCTTCCGAGTGCCATGAAAATTCCGAGGAGCCTGGCGAGCACCTGCAGGTGGGCAAGGAGTTCACCTTCCGAGTCACTGTTCTCCAGGCCACTGGCATTGGGGCTGAATATGCCGATATCTTCTGCCAGTTCAAGTAAGTAATCTTTTGAAAAGTAACCTAAGGCTTGTGGCTTATAAAATGGTTACCTTTGCAGCTTTTTGCATCGCCATGAGGAGGCGTTCTCCACCGAACCGGTTAAGAATTCGGCATCGGGTGCTCCGCTAGGCTTCTACCATGTGCAGAACGTAAGTACAAGATTACCAAACAAAGAGTTTTCCACCatatcaattaaatataaatacatatttgatTTCCTTAGATAACTGTACCCGTAACCAAATCCTTTATCGAGTATTTGAAGACCCAACCCATCATGTTTAAGATCTTTGGGCACTACCAGACGCACCCATTGCATAAGGATGCCAAGCAGGACTTCGTTTCCCGGCCCCCACCACGTCGCATGCTGCCACCGAGTATACCGATCAGTCAGCCAGTGCGTAGTCCCAAGTTTGGACCCCTACCGTGTGCGCCCACGTCCACGGTTTTGGCTAAGCACGATGTTCTGGTTTGGTTTGAGATCTGTGAATTGGCTCCCAATGGAGAATATGTGCCATCGGTTAGTATGACACAAATTTAACCATCCAAGTCTCACACATAATAATCGCAAACTCAATTTTTAAACAGGTTGTGGAGCACAGCGATGATCTTCCCTGCCGCGGACTGTTCCTCTTGCATCAGGGCATCCAGCGACGCATTCGCATCACCATTGTACATGAGCCCACAACAGAGGTGAAGTGGAAGGACATCAATGAGTTGGTGGTGGGACGCATCCGCAATACGCCGGAGTCATCCGATGAGCAGGATGAAGACGCCTGTGTCTTGTCCTTGGGCTTGTTCCCAGGCGAGGCTTTGGAGGTGCCTGGAGATGATAGATCTTTCTACCGGTTTGAGGCTGCCTGGGACTCGAGTCTGCACAACTCAGCACTGCTCAACCGCGTTTCCCAAGGCGGTGAGACCATCTACATCACCCTGAGCGCCTACTTGGAGGTAAGTTagtatattttaattttaatgtcATGTTTAATGTGTATCTTCTGCTTAGCTGGAGAACTGCGCCCGCCCGGCCATAATTACCAAGGACCTGAGCATGGTAATCTATGGACGCGACGCCCGCACCGGACCGCGCTCCCTGAAGCACCTGTTTTCGGGACAGTACCGCAATCCGGAGGCCAATCGCCTCACCGGGGTTTACGAGCTGGCACTGCGCAGAGCATCCGAAGCAGGTAGTCCAGGTAGCAATTCTCAATGTAGTTGTACTCATACTCGTACTCAGTCCGCTTGCACTCGCTTGTCGAATCCTCAGAGCTGACCCCCATTCACTCATTCTCTTGGTACCCTTGCAGGTGTACAAAGGCGTCAACGTCGAGTGCTGGACACCAGCTCAACTTATGTGCGCGGCGAGGAGAATCTTCACGGCTGGAGGCCAAGGGGTGACTCCCTCATCTTTGACCACCAGTGGGAGCTGGAGAAACTCACCAGACTTGAAGAGGTTGGACGCATGCGGCACCTTCTGCTGCTGCGCGAACGTCTGGGCATGGATACCAACCCGAATCCGACCACCAAGACCGAAAAGGATGTATGCAATCTAGCCGCTCGGGCAGCAACATCTCCCGTACATATGGTCATTCCACAATCGCCGCAGACTCCGGTCAAGGATCCGCAGCAAATCATTCCAGAACGCGAGTACAACCAACGGGAGCAGGATCTCATGCTCAAGTGCTTAAAGTTGGTGCAGGGTAAATTGAAACTCTGATTTACTAAGCCTCCCATTTGCTTAATTCTAAACTTATTTAAGGACGCTATACTAAGAGCGAGGCCAACGATACACAAACCCAGTCGGATGTTTCGCCCAGCGATGAGGGATGTGCCGACATGACCGTCAGCTGCATCTCCAGCAATTCCATGGAGTGAGTAGTCGTTTAACCACCCGTATGAACACCACACCAGCACCACCCATCTTAGTTAGCTTGCATCCATTCGGCTTTCTTGGTTTATTGGAACAAACGAAATTGGCACGACACCACAGCACACCCACAGCATATATCACTCCACCACACTAACCCAAATCACCCTATCACACATTCGACACCTCTCACAAAAATACCCTGTATATCCCGTTCTTACTCTGAACGATCCCCTTGGGACAGTCGGATCGCAGGGTGCAGCCTCTTTGCGGAATATTGTAGACATATCCGCGCTTACAGCGGCAGGGCGGTCCGCAAAGCGGTACGCAGTACTTGGAGCGGTACTCACACGTCTCCGGACAAACGCCGGCGCATCTCACATTTGTGGAGTTGTGACAGCAGCCGAATAAGAAGGGCTGCTTGATATACTGCTCCTCAGGGAGCGGCTTCCGCTTGAGGGCAATTTCTTCACCTATTGGATTAGAGATGCGATATTTATTCTCATGGCTATCGAATTCGTTAAAACGCTTTCTATGCGGTTTTTCCATGAACTCCTCATCGTCTCTCAAAGCATCCATAGGATCCAAGGTTCGAGCGGTGCGATAAGTCATGGCATTAGTTTCCGTTACTGGAAGCTCATTGGGCCAGGTTAACTCAGATTCCGAGGTGCCATCGTCAATATCATCCGGCCAGGTAATCGGGGCCTCTGTAGTTTCTTCTGCCTTCAGTTCATGTAGGATAAGTCCGATTAGCTGTACGACAAAATAAACCTTTCGACATGCCATCATAAACTGAATTAAAATAGTTCCACATTTAATAAATCAGAACTGTGTCTGAATTTCTGTAAAATGGCAATTTGTTATGGTCACAAAGCACTGTTCTTTTGCAGCTAGACTTCTGATGAAAGTAAAGTACTTATATTACTTCAGTTGCAAACATTAGTTTATTGTCTTTTTATAATACAGAAATGTTTCCTGGCCTTTACTGAAAAACACGATGACTTTCCACGACCTGTTGCTTTACATCTTGGGGACAATCAGATTTTAGGATGCAAAGTTGCAACTTTTCGTCATAGACGTAGTTAGGTTTGCATACGCAATTTACACCGCAAAACTTGGGACACTTGAGCGATTTGAAGGCACAGGTTTCGGGGCAGACTCCAGCGCACCTCATCATGCTGGCGTTCTCGCCGCAAAATCCCAGAAACGGATTCCATATGTACTTCATGCGTCCCGGATCCGGGTCCACATCATGGTCTAGGATATGATCCTCGTCGTCAGTTGACGTGACCGAAATCATCAGTAAggccggcagcagcagcaagcagaGTGATTTAAACCAAACCATCCTACAAATCAAAAGCAACTGAAGCTA is part of the Drosophila yakuba strain Tai18E2 chromosome 2R, Prin_Dyak_Tai18E2_2.1, whole genome shotgun sequence genome and encodes:
- the LOC26535689 gene encoding uncharacterized protein LOC26535689, with translation MCAFGYLLFFALLLTTILVLSIIFATTSKRSMLDSFVLVFNYTQEHQADQEMQQQQQQPTEYQQQPQMFLKQKIF